The Humulus lupulus chromosome 4, drHumLupu1.1, whole genome shotgun sequence genome has a window encoding:
- the LOC133830467 gene encoding protein NRT1/ PTR FAMILY 4.6-like: MDIEVHQLNTWEGFVDWRNRPALKGHHGGMTAASFVLAVEILENLAFLANASNLVLYLSRFMHFSPSSAATMVTNFMGTAFLLALLGGFLADAFFTTYSIYLISAGIEFLGLLILTIQAQIPSLKPSPCVSVKSFFSPCQEVDGWEKVMLFAGLYLVALGVGGIKGSLPPHGAQQFDENTPQGRKQRSEFFNYYVFCLSCGALIAVTWVVWIEDNKGWQWGFGTATATILVSIPLFLLGSPFYRTKVPTGSPITTMLKVLVAAICNSFKPRNSNNAIMSMNTTETSEGKESTTNKNISIQIQTESLKFLNRALKHNPAHSNLQCTIKQVEDVKIVIKILPIFMSTIMLNCCLAQLSTFSVQQAATMNTKLGSLKIPPASLPVFPVLFIMVLAPVYNHVVTPYFRKLTKSEMGITHLQRIGTGLILSILAMAVAALVEIKRKNVATQTGLVDSIHKPLPITFLWVALQYLFLGSADLFTLAGMMEFFFTEAPSGMRSLATALSWASLAMGYYLSSVLVSVVNGVTSTYRHGSPWLSGANLNHYHLERFYWFLCILSALNFLHYLFWASRYKYRSTSSHT; this comes from the exons ATG GATATTGAAGTACATCAGTTAAACACATGGGAAGGCTTTGTGGATTGGAGAAACAGACCTGCCTTAAAAGGCCATCATGGGGGCATGACCGCAGCCTCCTTTGTGTTAG CCGTGGAGATATTGGAGAACCTAGCGTTCTTGGCCAATGCAAGCAACCTTGTGCTATACCTGTCGAGGTTTATGCATTTTTCTCCTTCCTCTGCTGCCACAATGGTGACCAATTTCATGGGCACAGCCTTCCTCCTTGCTCTCCTTGGTGGCTTTCTAGCAGATGCTTTCTTCACCACTTACTCAATCTATTTGATAAGTGCTGGAATTGAGTTTTTG GGACTGTTAATACTCACAATTCAAGCTCAAATACCATCTCTGAAGCCCTCACCATGCGTTTCAGTAAAAAGCTTCTTCAGTCCTTGCCAGGAAGTGGATGGATGGGAAAAAGTTATGTTGTTTGCAGGCCTTTATTTGGTGGCACTCGGAGTTGGGGGAATAAAGGGCTCACTTCCTCCACATGGTGCTCAGCAGTTCGATGAAAATACCCCACAAGGAAGGAAGCAAAGATCAGAATTCTTCAACTACTATGTTTTCTGCCTCTCTTGTGGAGCTCTAATTGCAGTGACTTGGGTCGTTTGGATTGAAGATAACAAAGGTTGGCAATGGGGTTTTGGGACTGCCACTGCAACAATACTTGTATCTATTCCACTTTTCCTCCTAGGCTCCCCATTTTACAGGACCAAAGTTCCAACAGGAAGCCCTATCACAACCATGTTGAAG GTTCTGGTCGCAGCTATATGCAATTCGTTCAAACCCCGAAATTCAAACAATGCCATAATGAGCATGAACACAACTGAAACCAGCGAAGGAAAAGAGAGCACTACTAACAAAAACATCTCAATTCAAATTCAAACAGAGAGCCTTAAATTCCTAAACAGAGCTTTGAAACACAACCCTGCTCATTCAAATCTACAATGCACCATAAAACAAGTCGAAGATGTAAAGATAGTGATAAAGATTCTACCCATTTTCATGTCCACGATAATGCTGAACTGTTGCCTTGCTCAACTCTCCACCTTCTCCGTCCAACAAGCAGCCACCATGAACACCAAGCTCGGCTCCCTGAAAATACCACCAGCCTCACTCCCCGTCTTCCCCGTCCTCTTCATCATGGTCCTAGCTCCTGTATACAACCATGTCGTTACACCATACTTCAGAAAACTAACCAAATCCGAAATGGGAATCACTCACCTTCAGCGCATCGGAACGGGGCTAATTCTCTCGATCCTGGCCATGGCGGTGGCTGCTCTAGTCGAAATCAAGCGCAAGAACGTAGCAACTCAAACTGGGCTTGTAGATTCGATTCATAAGCCTCTGCCCATTACTTTTCTTTGGGTGGCTTTACAGTATTTGTTTCTGGGATCGGCTGATCTCTTCACTTTAGCTGGAATGATGGAGTTTTTCTTTACGGAAGCTCCGTCAGGGATGAGGTCTTTGGCCACAGCTCTCTCGTGGGCCTCGCTCGCTATGGGTTACTATCTCAGCTCAGTTCTTGTATCAGTCGTTAATGGAGTCACCAGTACATATCGTCACGGTTCTCCATGGCTCTCTGGTGCGAACTTGAATCATTATCACCTTGAGAggttttactggtttttgtgtaTTCTTAGTGCACTCAATTTCTTGCACTATCTCTTCTGGGCTTCTCGCTATAAGTACAGATCAACAAGCTCTCACACTTAG